The Deinococcus detaillensis genomic interval TCAGCCCGATTGACCTGATTCCCGACGGTATTCCGGTGCTGGGCATCACCGATGACCTGCTGATCGTTCCGGCGGTGCTGGCCTTCGCTGCACGTAACTTGCCCGCGCCAGTGCTGTATCAGGCCAGAGGCAAAGTGGACCGGCTGCCGCGTATCTGGCCTTACGTCCTCGGCGCTGTGCTGGGAGTGGTAGCACTGTTCTACGGCTTAGCGTGGGCGCTGGCTAGAAACTAGCTCACGGCCGGCCGATTGTTGATCTTGAGATCCGAGAAAAAGAGCAATAAAAAATCCGCCTTCGCGGGCGGCTGCTTTCGTTTGATTGATAGGAAAACTATAGCGCGGTATGCGCTGGAAGTCAACTTCATGTCTTTGTATTTCATGTTACATTCAATCGACTTAAAATTCGGTGTCTCAGACGCACTTTCCGCCCCTTTGCTCTCTTCGTAGGCTGTCAGATTCAGGCAGTTTATACAAGAACTCAAGCAATCAAATACTTGTCAGGAACTGCTTCAGCTCAGCGTCGCTCTGTCTCACTTTGAACTTGTTGCCTCTGTCCGGTTAAGAACCCACCGCTTCCCACTCCCAGTGCTACCCTGCGTTTCATGACTGGTCAGCAAAATGTGAGCTGGAACGCCGTTGTTCTTGGCGGAGGCGACCCCGGCGACGCTTTTGCCGCCGCGCACGAAGTGGACGTCAAACCCCTCATTGAAGTCGCGGGCCGCCCGATGGGGGAGTGGGTTTTGCGGGCGCTGCACGAATCGGGCCGGGTCGCCCGCATCGCTTACGTGGGGCCGCTGGCGGGCGAGATGGCCGAGCTGGTCGATGTGCGCGTGACCGACAGAGGCACCTTGATCGCCAACTTGGAAGCGGGCGTGGCCGCCCTGCGCGAACCTGGCAACGCCCCGCAGCGCCGCGTGTTGGTGGTCACGGCAGACATTCCCATGCTCACCGGCCAGCAAGTGCGGGACGTACTGGAGAGCGCCCCCGATTCGGGCTTGGTGTATCCGGTGGTTAAGAAGGAAGTCTGCGAGGCCGCGTATCCGGATGTGAAGCGCACCTATGCCCGGCTCAAAGACGGCACTTTTACCGGCGGCAATCTCTTCTTACTCGATCCGGCTCTGATCGGCAAATTTTTGCCGCGCCTTCGGGCGGTGCTTGACGCCCGCAAACAGCCGCTCAAGCTGGCGGGCATCGTCGGCCCCGCTTTTCTTTTCAAGATGCTGCTGGGCCAACTCCGCATTAGCGAACTGGAAGCGCGGGTCAGTCAGATTTTGGGGGTGCAGGCGCGGGCGCTGATTACGCCGCACGCCGCTGTGGGCACTGACGTGGATAAAGAAGGCGACTTGGCGCTGGCTGAAAAACGCCTGGGTGGGGGCAAGGCTTAAGCCAGCGCGGGGTTGTGGGCTTTGGCCCTTGCCAAGCTGCGCCCAATCGGGCAATATGGCAGACATGACCCATATCATCACCAGCCCCTGCATCGGTGTCAAAGACCAAGCCTGCACCGAAGTCTGCCCCGTGGAGTGCATCTACGACGGCGGCGACCAGTACCTGATTCACCCCGACGAGTGCATCGACTGCGGCGCGTGCGTCCCGGCTTGCCCCGTCAGCGCCATTTTCCCCGAAGAAGACGTGCCGGACGGCGAAACCGCCTTCATCGCCAAGAACCACGAGTTTTTCGGGCTGTAAGAAAACCCATCAAAGAAGCGCTCATCCGAGATTTGGGATGGGCGCTTTTTTTGCTCACTCCTCAAAGGTCAATCGGTGCTTTCTGAGCATGTACAAATACAGCTCTTCTACTTTGGTTCTGGCCCAGGGGGTTTTGCGCAAGAACTTGAGGCTGCTGCCCACGCTGGGATTGTCCTGAAAGCAGCGGATACTGACGCGCCGCCCCAGTTCTTCCCAGCCGTAGTAATCCGCGAGCCGCGTGACAATTTGCTCCAGCGTAACGCCGTGGAGGGAATTCGGGTTGGTCATGGGCCTGAGTGTATGACACCTGTCACCCGTGCGGGTTGACACTCGGCACTGCCCGGCGTACAGGAGCGGGCGTAAGCTCTAGGCATGAACGAGCCACTCACCAGCCAGCCCAGCGGGCGTCCACAACACTTTTTCCCCGGCCTTTCAGCGGCGCTGATTTTTCTGGTTTTGGCGGTGGCCTTCACGGTCGATGACAGCTTGGGCGACAGGGCGGGCGGTATTTACCTGCTGATTCCGCTGGCCGCCGTGCTGGGGCAGGCCATCAATTTGATGCTGAGGCTCGGCTATTTGCCCAGAAGCATGTACGGCGCTCTGTTCGGCGTTTGCATTCCCGCCGTCATCGGCCTGAGCATCATCTTTCCGTTCTCTTTGAATCACTTCTGGCTGCCCATACTATTCCTGGGGCTGGCGTTCAAACGGTTGATTCCTACTCGCCGCCTGCGCCGCTGAGGTGATGCCCGGCTAACCCGTTCGCCTCGGCAAAGTGCCGATTTCAGCCTCCGAATCACCTGAAATCACCGAGACAGTGCCGCCAGATTCCAAAATGGCGAACTGCACCTTGCTCGCGTCGGTCACGCCTTGACTGCGAAACTGCTGCTCTAAAGACTGCCTAGACACGCGGGCACGGCGCATGGCGGCTTGCTGATATCGGCCGCGCTCAATCAGCACGACGGGCGGGTTGTCGACCACATCATGCCAAGTCTTGAAACGCGAGGCGAAAAAAGAAATCAGCCACTGCAAGAGCGCCAAAAAGAGCAAAGCTATGGCCCCGCCCATCAAGTTTTGGCCCATGATCGAGCTGGCGACCAGTGACCCCGCCGTGACATTGATCAAGAAGTCAAACGAAGTAAACGAAGCGAAAGTACGCGAACCGAAAAAGCGTGCAATGAACAGCACCAGCGCGAACAGGAGCAACACCGAAAGCGCCACCCGGACTACGAATTCCACTGACCACCCACCCTGCGGCGTCAGTAGACTTTGCAGGACTGAACGTAAAATGTCCATGCCTCACCTTAGTGCGGGGCATAGACATCTGGCGTGTTACTTCTGTGTTGTGGAGGAGCCTCACGCTTCGGCGGCCACCAGTCCCAGCAGGCCATCCAAGCTCAGCGCCAACAAGGCCGCCAAGAGTGCTCCTATTACCACCAAGCCGGTGTTTTGCTGCGACAACCCTTCAATAATCGGGGTGCCCAGCCCGCTCGCACCCAGCGCCGCACCGATGGTGGCGGTGCCGACGTTGTAGACGGTGGATGTCCGCACGCCCGCCAGCAAAATCGGCAAGCTTAGCGGGAGTTCGACCCGCATCAGACGCTGAGTGTCGGTCATGCCCATGCCGCGTGCGGCGTCCAGCGTCGGTTTGTCCACGGCCAGCAGGCCGGCAATGGCGTTGGACACCACTGGGACGAGGCCGTAGAGCAGCAGGCCCAGCAAAGTTGGCTTGATCCCGAAGCCCAGCGCCGGAACCGCCAGCGCTAAGATCGCCAGCGTCGGCACGGTTTGGCCCAGGCCGGTCAGCGCTTCGGCCAGCCGCATCAGCGAGGCGCGGCCCGGACGGGTCACGGCCACCGCCAGCGGCACACCGATCAGCAGCACCACCACTTCGGCGCTCAGCACCAAGCCGAGGTGCCAAAGGGTCAGTTTCCACAGCGGGGTATCGAGTACCGGCACTTGCCCCGCCGACAGCGAGGACACGGCGCGGTTGAGCAGACCCGGAATCAGGCAGACCAGCAGCAAGGCGGGCCAGATGAAAACCGGCCAGATGGAGCGCAGAGGCCGCCGTGATCCGGGGGCAGCCAGCGTCACGCCCGCTCCGAAAGCTGGGCTTGCGGGGCAGTTTGCTCCAGATCGTGAAACGACAGCACGCCGCTGATCTGGCCGTCCTCGCCAGTGACGGCCACCGCTTCGGCCCGCTCGCGCAGCATCACGCTCAGGGCGCTTCGTGCGTCGAGCTGGGCGCTGACCTGCGGCAGGCCGGTGCCGTCGCCTGCGCGGGCCAGTGTTCCGGCCCGCACGCCGGCCAGTTGGCGCAGCAGCGCGTCGTCGCCCAGAAACTGCCGCACGAAGTCGCTGTTGGGGCGGCGCACCAAGTCGTCGGGCGTGCCGAACTGCGCCAGCGACCCGGCATTCAGCAGCGCCACCTTGTCGCCGAGTTTGAGCGCTTCGTCGATGTCGTGCGTCACCATCACGATGGTCTTTTTGAGGTTGTGCTGAATCTCGCGGAAGGCTTCTTGGAGCTTGTCGCGGGCCAGCGGATCGAGCGCTCCGAACGGCTCGTCCATCAGCATCACCGGGGGGTCAGCGGCCAGCGCCCTTGCGACGCCCACCCGCTGCTGCTGCCCGCCCGAAAGTTCGCTGGGGCGCTTGTCGGCAAATTGACCCGGCTCCAGCCCCACCAGCGCCAAGAGTTCTCTCACTTTGGCGGCGGTTTGGCGTTTGGGCTGCCCCAGCAAGTCCGGCACCGTGGCCACGTTCTGGGCGACGCTCAGATGCGGAAAGAGGCCGATTTGCTGAATGACGTAGCCGATGCGGCGGCGCAGCGCTTCGGGCTTAAGACTCATGGCGTCTTGGCCTTCCAACAAGATTTTGCCCGCTGTCGGCTCGATCAGTCGGTTGATCATCCGCAGCGTGGTGGTTTTGCCGCAGCCCGACGGCCCCAGCAGCGCCGTAATCTCGCCGCTCGGAAAGACCATGCTGAGGTCTTTGACGGCGTAAAAGGGCTGGCCGGTCAGGGGGTCGTCGTAGCGCTTTTCCAGATGTTGCAGTTCAATCATGGTTCTCCATGCGGGCGGGCGTGAGGGGTGAAGCGGACACGCCTGTGTGTATCTCCTTCACGCTCGCCCCAGCCGCTGACCCAAAAACGTTTCCAGCCCGCGCAGGCCAGTGTCCAGCACGATGGCCAGCAGGGCGGCGGGCAGTGCGCCGAGCAAGATGAGATCGGCGGCTCCACTTTGCAGACCGCTGAAAATAAAGTAGCCCAGCCCGCCCGCGCCGATCAGTTGCGCCACGCTCGCCACGCCGACCAGCATCACGGCGGCTTGCCGAATGCCGCTGAGCCACACCGGCAGCGCCAGCGGCAGTTGCACGCGCCAAAAGCGCTGATTGTCGGTCATGCCCATGCCGCGTGCCGCGTCGAGCACCCCCGGCAGCACGCCGCGCAGAGACACCACGCCGTTACGCAGAACCGGCAGCAGTGCGTACAAGGTCATGGCGGTCAGCGCCGGAGCCAGCCCGATGCCGCTGATCCCCAGACTTCTCAGCGCGGGCACGGCGTTGGCCAGTGCCGAGAGCGGGGCGATCAGCAGGCCCAGCAGCGCCAAGCTCGGCACGGTTTGCACGCCGCCCGCCAGTCCCAGCACCACGCCCGATACCCGGACGCTGCGCGAGGCCCAGACGGCCAGCGGAGCGCCGATTAGGGTGGCCAGGCCCAGCGCCACCAAAATCAAATACAGGTGCCGCCCGAGTTCCTGTAAAAAGCGGTTGTGCTGCACGGTGTATTCGGCCACCACCGACCAACTGGCAAAATGTCCTGTGAGCGCCATCACCAGCACGGCGGGCAGCCACAGCCACGCCAGAAGCAGCCCCGCGCCGCCCATCCAGCGCCCCACCAATCTGGCGGCGTACACCGAAATGCCTGCTCCGAGCAGCCACAGCCACAAGCCGCTGCTGGCGCTGGCCCGCGCAAACTCGGCCTGGCCGCTGAGCGCCGCACCCGTGCGCGACCCCAACCACCACGCGCCCACACTCAGCGCGAGGCTGGCCAACAGGGGTACAGCCCTCGGTAAGAATCGGCCTGCCAAGGGCACGGCCAGCGCCAGCACCAGGCCCACGACAATGTCCAGCGCAGGCAAGCGCAGCACCTCGCCCGCCGCCAAACGGTTGGGGCGCAGCAAGACCCACGGCAGCCAGCACGCCGCCAGCATCGGCACGGCTGCCAGCCACAGCGCCGCCATCAGATCGGCTGGCAGCCCAAGAACAGACGAAGGGGCAGGGGAGACGCGCTCTCCCACTGCCCCTGCTGAAGGCCCGGCGTTCAACGGATTAACTCCGTGTAGACGCGGGCAATCAACTTCAGATCGAGTTTCATTACTTGATCAAGTTCTTGGATTTGAGATAAGCGCTGGCCACGTCCTGAGCGCTGCGGCCTTGCAGGGCCACTTCGCCGTTGAGCTTTTGCAAAGTGGGCTGGTCAATGCTGGCAAAAGCTTTGTTGAGGATGTCGGCAATTTGCGGATTGGCCTTGAGGATGTCCGTGCGGATGGTGGGCGCGGGCTGGTAGACCGCCTGAGCGCCCTTGGGATCGGTCAGGGCCACCAGATTCAGGGCGCTGAGGGTGCCGTCGGTGCCGTAGGCCATCGCCGCGTTCACGCCGTTGGTGCCGCTGGACGCCGCTTGCTGGGCCTGGGGCGGGGTGGCTCCGGCCAGCACCAGTTTTTGATCGGCGCTGAGCTTGAAGCCGTAGACGCTCTCAAACATCGGCATGGTGTCGGGGCGGTTAAAGTATTCGGGGCTGCCCGCGATCTTGAAGCTGCCGCCGCCTTTGAGGTAGCGGGCGAGGTCGGCTACGCTCTTCATTTTGTTGTCGGCGGCCAGCTTTTGCGGCACGGCAATCACCCAGGTGTTGTTGACCTTGGCGGGCTTGAGCCAGGTGACGCCGTTTTTGGCGTCCAGCTTCTTGGCGAGGTT includes:
- a CDS encoding VF530 family protein, which gives rise to MTNPNSLHGVTLEQIVTRLADYYGWEELGRRVSIRCFQDNPSVGSSLKFLRKTPWARTKVEELYLYMLRKHRLTFEE
- a CDS encoding DUF421 domain-containing protein → MDILRSVLQSLLTPQGGWSVEFVVRVALSVLLLFALVLFIARFFGSRTFASFTSFDFLINVTAGSLVASSIMGQNLMGGAIALLFLALLQWLISFFASRFKTWHDVVDNPPVVLIERGRYQQAAMRRARVSRQSLEQQFRSQGVTDASKVQFAILESGGTVSVISGDSEAEIGTLPRRTG
- a CDS encoding ABC transporter permease; the encoded protein is MNAGPSAGAVGERVSPAPSSVLGLPADLMAALWLAAVPMLAACWLPWVLLRPNRLAAGEVLRLPALDIVVGLVLALAVPLAGRFLPRAVPLLASLALSVGAWWLGSRTGAALSGQAEFARASASSGLWLWLLGAGISVYAARLVGRWMGGAGLLLAWLWLPAVLVMALTGHFASWSVVAEYTVQHNRFLQELGRHLYLILVALGLATLIGAPLAVWASRSVRVSGVVLGLAGGVQTVPSLALLGLLIAPLSALANAVPALRSLGISGIGLAPALTAMTLYALLPVLRNGVVSLRGVLPGVLDAARGMGMTDNQRFWRVQLPLALPVWLSGIRQAAVMLVGVASVAQLIGAGGLGYFIFSGLQSGAADLILLGALPAALLAIVLDTGLRGLETFLGQRLGRA
- a CDS encoding NTP transferase domain-containing protein; the protein is MTGQQNVSWNAVVLGGGDPGDAFAAAHEVDVKPLIEVAGRPMGEWVLRALHESGRVARIAYVGPLAGEMAELVDVRVTDRGTLIANLEAGVAALREPGNAPQRRVLVVTADIPMLTGQQVRDVLESAPDSGLVYPVVKKEVCEAAYPDVKRTYARLKDGTFTGGNLFLLDPALIGKFLPRLRAVLDARKQPLKLAGIVGPAFLFKMLLGQLRISELEARVSQILGVQARALITPHAAVGTDVDKEGDLALAEKRLGGGKA
- a CDS encoding glycine betaine ABC transporter substrate-binding protein, producing the protein MKIQASQRKLIGSVLVLSLSGLLSSAAAKPIVVGGKLDPEAQILGQIIYLTLKNAGLEVTDKTALGDTGVNRKAIMAGEIDVYPEYTGNAVYLFPDAKIGSKQAGNSGTIYNLAKKLDAKNGVTWLKPAKVNNTWVIAVPQKLAADNKMKSVADLARYLKGGGSFKIAGSPEYFNRPDTMPMFESVYGFKLSADQKLVLAGATPPQAQQAASSGTNGVNAAMAYGTDGTLSALNLVALTDPKGAQAVYQPAPTIRTDILKANPQIADILNKAFASIDQPTLQKLNGEVALQGRSAQDVASAYLKSKNLIK
- a CDS encoding ABC transporter permease; the encoded protein is MTLAAPGSRRPLRSIWPVFIWPALLLVCLIPGLLNRAVSSLSAGQVPVLDTPLWKLTLWHLGLVLSAEVVVLLIGVPLAVAVTRPGRASLMRLAEALTGLGQTVPTLAILALAVPALGFGIKPTLLGLLLYGLVPVVSNAIAGLLAVDKPTLDAARGMGMTDTQRLMRVELPLSLPILLAGVRTSTVYNVGTATIGAALGASGLGTPIIEGLSQQNTGLVVIGALLAALLALSLDGLLGLVAAEA
- a CDS encoding ferredoxin gives rise to the protein MTHIITSPCIGVKDQACTEVCPVECIYDGGDQYLIHPDECIDCGACVPACPVSAIFPEEDVPDGETAFIAKNHEFFGL
- a CDS encoding ABC transporter ATP-binding protein; protein product: MIELQHLEKRYDDPLTGQPFYAVKDLSMVFPSGEITALLGPSGCGKTTTLRMINRLIEPTAGKILLEGQDAMSLKPEALRRRIGYVIQQIGLFPHLSVAQNVATVPDLLGQPKRQTAAKVRELLALVGLEPGQFADKRPSELSGGQQQRVGVARALAADPPVMLMDEPFGALDPLARDKLQEAFREIQHNLKKTIVMVTHDIDEALKLGDKVALLNAGSLAQFGTPDDLVRRPNSDFVRQFLGDDALLRQLAGVRAGTLARAGDGTGLPQVSAQLDARSALSVMLRERAEAVAVTGEDGQISGVLSFHDLEQTAPQAQLSERA
- a CDS encoding YkvA family protein is translated as MNQPRLTVRRSLSPLGRLRAVWRDALALLLSLSDQRTGGQAKLIAALALLYAISPIDLIPDGIPVLGITDDLLIVPAVLAFAARNLPAPVLYQARGKVDRLPRIWPYVLGAVLGVVALFYGLAWALARN